In Candidatus Thermoplasmatota archaeon, the genomic window TTTCGTTTCCATCAGCCGGAACCCTCGCTTTTTTATAATGTTCAGTCCCAATTTTGCTGCCCTGCCAGTCTTGCCATCTTCATTTGCCAGCCTTTCCATTTCTTCCACGACCGAGCTGGGAACAATTATCCTGCATATACCAAGCAGACGGATTATTTCTCTCTCTATGTTTATGCCTGACTGGTAAGGTATCATCAGGGCGTTTGTGTCAAGAATTACTGTCCTCATTTTATATCACCATATCCAATAAGTCTCCATCTTCCCCCAATTCTTTTTGATATTGCTACCCTTTGCCCCTTTTCGGCGCAGACGGGTATCTTAAGAGTCATCTGGACGATATTATCTCTCGCAGACGTTACAATGCCTACTGTTGTCGCTGTTCCCACCGTAAGCATAAGAGTTTCATTTGTTTTAATAGTTTCCGGTGATTCCCCGTTAAGCCCCACCGTTCTATTTATGATATGCACGTCCAGTTCTAGTGCATCCCAGACGGGAGGCAACAGCCCTTCTCTCCCCACAATTCTTCCTGCCAGCGCATCAGCCTTTGTGATAAACGGGTCTATCTCTGTCCCGATTCCAAGCAGGCCGCCGGATCCTGCTTTCTCAACCGATTTCCCTCCTGTAATAATTGATGAAATTGTGGCAAATATTGACTCGTATCTCTCTTTTCCATATTCCTCTATTCTTCTCCCCGGCCGAATCTCTATGTCATCGCCGACAGATAAAATTCCCTGTTTCAGCGAACCTCCTATGATGCCGCCCTGGATTTTATCAGGCGGTGTTCCTGGCTTGTTCACATCAAAACTCCTGGCCGTGTACATAATGGGGTTTTTATGTCTGTCTCTCTTCGGAGTGGGTATATATTCTTCGATTGCCCCTATAAGTGTATCAAGATTTGTCTCGTGATGTGCTGATACAGGAATTACTGGTGATTCTTCCGCACATGTACCGTTAACAAAATCAAGTATTTGCTCATGATTTTTGATGGCTTCTTCTTTGCTTACCAGATCTATTTTATTCTGGACTATTACGATATTTTTTGTGCCGGTGATATCTAAGGCCATCAGATGTTCCTCTGTCTGGGGTTGGGGACATTTTTCATTGGCAGCAATGAGCAGAAGTGCTCCGTCCATTATTGCAGCCCCGGAGATAACAACAGCCATAAGCGTTTCGTGCCCAGGAGCGTCCACAAAAGATATTTTTCTCAATAACTTTCCCTTCTCCCCGCAGTTAGGACATACGGGTTTTGTTGAATAGCAGAGCGGCTCGGGGCAGTTCGGGCATTTATAGAAGGTCGTATCGGCATAACCAAGTTTTATTGATATCCCTCTCTTTAGTTCCTCGGAATGCTCGTCTGTCCACTTCCCAGACAGGGCTTGAGTCAAGGTGGTTTTACCATGGTCAACGTGTCCCACCATCCCTATATTCACTTCAGGTTGATTCATTTTTCTCTTCTTTTTTTTCTGTTGCCTTTAACAATTCTTTCATGGGCTTTATCCCTCTCTTTGTAACTTTCATATTTATTTGCAGGGTATTGAGGCCGATGGTATTGCCGCAAACTGTTTTTCTTTTTCTCACTCCCTTATCTTTCGGTTTGAAACCTACACTTTTTGTAACCAAAATCCTTCTCCTTGAAATCCCGGGTATTTCTTTTCTCATTACGAAACCGTCTTTATCGCTGCCGCCCGTAATTTCTAACTTGTATCCGGGCAGGGAAACGAATATTCCGTCTACTTCATCCCCTATTTTTTTCCCGACTAATGAATTCGCATGATGCCCTTCGATGTTTACCTGACAGCCCTCGCTTTTATCGCTTACGACCACTTTAAATTCTGGCATATTATCACTCTGCAATACATTCTCCTTTTAATATTTTTGGTGGTTTCTATGTATTGTGAAGAATTGATTATTGTTTAATCCGGTTGCATATATCACGGGCAAAAATAAATATATACCAAAAATTATTTAGTAGCCGTACCAATAACAGGTGAGATGATATGAAAAAAGTAATACGACAAAAAAAATTTTTCAGTGTACTGACAGTTGCAGTATCTTTTTTGATTATATCCTCGGCATTTACTTTTGTTGAGGGTA contains:
- a CDS encoding twitching motility protein PilT encodes the protein MRTVILDTNALMIPYQSGINIEREIIRLLGICRIIVPSSVVEEMERLANEDGKTGRAAKLGLNIIKKRGFRLMETKSKGDDGVIETALKMDGAIVTNDKELRKRAKEMNLPIIYPRGENRLELEEVL
- a CDS encoding translation initiation factor IF-2 subunit gamma, whose product is MNQPEVNIGMVGHVDHGKTTLTQALSGKWTDEHSEELKRGISIKLGYADTTFYKCPNCPEPLCYSTKPVCPNCGEKGKLLRKISFVDAPGHETLMAVVISGAAIMDGALLLIAANEKCPQPQTEEHLMALDITGTKNIVIVQNKIDLVSKEEAIKNHEQILDFVNGTCAEESPVIPVSAHHETNLDTLIGAIEEYIPTPKRDRHKNPIMYTARSFDVNKPGTPPDKIQGGIIGGSLKQGILSVGDDIEIRPGRRIEEYGKERYESIFATISSIITGGKSVEKAGSGGLLGIGTEIDPFITKADALAGRIVGREGLLPPVWDALELDVHIINRTVGLNGESPETIKTNETLMLTVGTATTVGIVTSARDNIVQMTLKIPVCAEKGQRVAISKRIGGRWRLIGYGDIK
- a CDS encoding 30S ribosomal protein S6e, producing the protein MPEFKVVVSDKSEGCQVNIEGHHANSLVGKKIGDEVDGIFVSLPGYKLEITGGSDKDGFVMRKEIPGISRRRILVTKSVGFKPKDKGVRKRKTVCGNTIGLNTLQINMKVTKRGIKPMKELLKATEKKEEKNEST